A genomic window from Lycium barbarum isolate Lr01 chromosome 4, ASM1917538v2, whole genome shotgun sequence includes:
- the LOC132636131 gene encoding adenine nucleotide transporter BT1, chloroplastic/mitochondrial: protein MGRREKMQVLECKKDGNLSISQLGHQWGVQDSNFCPGGLFASVGQMGSMGFGVSSPNPSDSRDENGGFKLPYSDLYVKYLSFQEGFKIVGNGEEEEEGVVKKNKNKGGLKIKLNVSNPSLRRLISGAIAGAISRTAVAPLETIRTHLMVGSSGHSSTEVFNNIMNTEGWTGLFRGNFVNVIRVAPSKAVELFAYDTVNKNLSSKPGEQPKIPIPASLVAGACAGVSSTLLTYPLELVKTRLTIQKGVYDGLLDAFVKILKEGGPGELYRGLTPSLIGVIPYAATNYFAYDTLRKAYRKIFKEEKIGNIETLLIGSAAGAISSTATFPLEVARKHMQVGAVSGRVVYRNVMHALATILEQEGIQGLYKGLGPSCMKLVPAAGISFMCYEACKRILIEAENEE from the exons ATGGGTAGAAGGGAAAAAATGCAAGTGTTGGAATGTAAAAAAGATGGGAATTTGTCTATTTCTCAGTTGGGGCATCAATGGGGTGTCCAAGACTCAAACTTTTGTCCTGGTGGATTATTTGCATCAGTTGGTCAAATGGGAAGTATGGGTTTTGGTGTTTCATCACCTAATCCATCTGATTCCCGAGACGAAAATGGAGGATTTAAGTTACCATATTCGGATTTGTATGTGAAATACTTGTCATTCCAAGAGGGGTTTAAGATTGTAGGCAATggggaggaggaagaagaaggggttgtgaagaagaataagaataaaGGTGGGTTAAAGATTAAGCTGAATGTTTCAAATCCTTCATTAAGGAGGTTAATAAGTGGTGCTATCGCCGGAGCGATATCTAGAACTGCTGTAGCTCCATTGGAGACAATAAGGACACATTTGATGGTTGGAAGTAGTGGACATTCTAGTACTGAGGTTTTTAATAATATCATGAATACTGAAGGATGGACTGGATTGTTTAGGGGTAACTTTGTTAATGTCATTCGTGTTGCGCCTAGCAAAGCTGTTGAG CTTTTTGCGTATGATACCGTTAATAAGAACTTGTCATCTAAACCCGGTGAGCAACCCAAAATTCCAATTCCTGCCTCATTAGTTGCAGGAGCCTGTGCTGGAGTAAGCTCTACCTTACTGACATATCCACTTGAGCTAGTCAAGACTCGACTGACAATTCAG AAAGGAGTTTATGATGGTTTACTTGATGCATTTGTAAAGATCCTGAAAGAGGGTGGGCCTGGTGAGCTCTATAGAGGTCTCACTCCTAGTCTTATAGGAGTCATTCCTTATGCTGCCACAAACTACTTTGCTTATGATACATTGCGGAAAGCCTACAGAAAGATTTTCAAAGAAGAGAAGATCGGAAACATAGAGACTCTTCTGATTGGATCAGCAGCCGGTGCTATATCTAGTACTGCAACCTTTCCTCTAGAGGTGGCTCGTAAGCACATGCAGGTGGGCGCTGTTAGTGGAAGAGTAGTTTACAGGAATGTAATGCATGCTCTTGCCACTATACTCGAACAGGAGGGAATTCAGGGGTTGTATAAAGGGCTTGGTCCCAGCTGTATGAAGTTGGTTCCTGCAGCAGGAATatctttcatgtgttatgaagCATGCAAGAGGATATTGATAGAGGCAGAAAATGAAGAATAA